From Deltaproteobacteria bacterium, the proteins below share one genomic window:
- a CDS encoding nitroreductase family protein: MLENIRLLNLPEAKYARFVLDAEKCNGCGRCVKSCPIQLLELFEKKSRPNGRYDHFRCITCQNCAAVCPQGAINIEGDYRVEKGFWKNDHLFSGGKTPPAPIAGMEKTPFDEIEPLLTETEKVIYKRRSNRMYRKKPVSREMIRRVIEAGRFAPSAGNNQPWKFVVVDDRGLIDQINEKCKKALYWVSWLTLPHPWINKKTPGDAKASLAPWQQAVLPLLIKLKTGEIEPRARGGINAASSDPGYDIFFGAPCLVLLLADKRGIGDIDLDIGICGQNMVLAAHSLGLGTCYVSLAKAISFFPDLKKMLKIEEPFKIITSLVIGWPQGKIDNIVKREEARIEFIERP; encoded by the coding sequence ATGCTTGAAAACATAAGGCTTCTGAATCTTCCCGAAGCAAAATACGCAAGGTTTGTTCTGGATGCGGAAAAATGCAACGGCTGCGGCAGGTGCGTGAAATCCTGCCCGATCCAGCTTCTGGAGCTTTTCGAAAAAAAGAGCCGCCCCAACGGGCGCTACGATCATTTCCGCTGCATAACATGCCAGAACTGCGCGGCGGTATGCCCCCAGGGAGCAATTAACATAGAAGGCGACTACAGGGTGGAAAAAGGCTTTTGGAAAAACGATCACCTGTTTTCCGGCGGGAAAACCCCGCCCGCGCCCATCGCCGGAATGGAAAAGACGCCCTTTGATGAAATCGAACCTCTTCTCACGGAAACGGAGAAGGTCATATACAAAAGGCGCAGCAACCGCATGTACCGTAAAAAGCCCGTTTCCCGCGAGATGATAAGGCGGGTCATCGAGGCGGGCCGCTTCGCGCCGTCGGCGGGAAACAACCAGCCCTGGAAATTCGTGGTTGTGGACGACCGGGGCCTTATTGACCAAATCAACGAAAAATGCAAAAAAGCTCTTTACTGGGTGTCCTGGCTCACCCTGCCGCACCCATGGATCAACAAGAAGACGCCGGGCGACGCCAAGGCCAGCCTCGCCCCCTGGCAGCAGGCCGTGTTGCCGCTCCTGATAAAACTCAAGACCGGCGAGATCGAGCCAAGGGCGCGAGGCGGCATAAACGCGGCATCCTCCGACCCCGGTTACGACATTTTTTTCGGCGCGCCCTGCCTGGTGCTGTTGCTGGCCGATAAAAGGGGCATCGGCGACATTGACCTCGACATCGGCATTTGCGGCCAGAACATGGTTCTTGCGGCCCACTCCCTGGGGCTCGGAACCTGCTACGTGAGCCTTGCCAAGGCCATCAGCTTTTTTCCCGACTTAAAAAAGATGCTCAAGATCGAAGAGCCGTTCAAGATCATCACCAGCCTCGTCATCGGCTGGCCACAGGGCAAAATTGACAATATTGTAAAGCGGGAGGAGGCCAGAATCGAGTTTATCGAAAGGCCATGA